The DNA sequence GCGCCCCCAATTTCCCAGCATTCGTCCCGATCGACACCGCACGTTTCTCTACAGTGTTCCAGAAGGTGCTGGTAAAGTTCATGAGGATCGAACATTGGCCTTCCGCAAAACATGCATTCCAAATCCAGGTTCTCGATGGCAACGTAATCCTCTTGGAGCCATTGCTGCTCCTGAGGCATCGTCTGGTGCGTCGTCTGGTGCTCCTGATGCGTCGTCTGGAGCGTGTACATGGCCAAGGCTTGGTCTTCTGCACGTTCCTGTTCAAGTGAACCCGTGGTTTTCTTTACGTGTTTGACGGCTTCCTCCTCGGGTCTCCCGCCTTCTTCTCGGACTTCCTCCGGCGACGTGGGGAGCTCctgcttgttcttcttcttcatctccTCTTCGGCATCGTGGATGGCCATGTGTTCGAAGAAGGTCGACGCGTAGCGGAAGCCTTTCTGGCAGACGGAGCAGACGATGTTTATCTTGGGCGCGTGCACCAAGTGGTGTCTCATGAGGTGGTGCTTCTGGCCAAAGCAGCGGCCGCACAGCGAGCACTGGTAAGGGCGAGCGTCCGAGTGCGTGTTCTCGTGCGTGCGCAAGCCGGAGACTCGCTTGAAGCCCTTGCCGCAGTGGAGGCACGTGTTGATCGTCTGACCGTGCTGGGTGCGCATGTGCCGGCGCAGGTTGTAGCGCAGGCTGAACGTCCGGCGGCACACCGGACACCGGTGCGCCGGTGGTGGAGGAGGCTTGGGGGCCCGCGGCGGTGCTTCGACGGTTTCCACCTGCAGCTGCGCACGCGGCAAGAAAGGAGCGAATTTTGAGAAGAAAGacatgcagatccaacgcacatcttggaatctatgtaagcgaagATTTCGTGAAGCTGTTAATCAAATACTATAAATCTGCAAATTTCATCTCTGCGTCGTAGGCGTGAAGGGAACTGGCGAGCGGGCGAGTGAGCGCTTGTGCACCCGTGGTACGCAGTGGGACACACGCGGTGATCGCCTCAAAGACCGAGTTGGCGTTGATACTGTTGAAGCACACGTGAGATTGCGGCCTAATAGTTATAGCACCGGGCCTCTGTGCCGAGGGACCAAGGTTTGACCCCACCATCGGGAACGTCATCGATACTTTCTTTCGTCTTTAAGTATGAGTTTTAGGCAGtatagcagcagcagccacggccaGGAAAATTCGGGAGGAATCGCAACGAAAGCTTTGCTATAATAGATCAAGGTAGTAAATCATTTCGCACATCCGTGAAACTTTCTTTTAAGTGTAGGCGAGCGTTACGAACAACGTCACTCGCAAAGAGCGAAATTCCAAAGGACCTCTAAAGGCTTCTAAGTATACAGTACAAGGGCCGGTATAATATTACGATACCTCTCGCTCAAGCTTATTTATTTGTCATCTACCGACCACGACCTCCCGATCCTGTTGATAATGGTAGAAAACACCGCACGAACCTTTTGGCCAAGCGGCGTTTAAGGAAATAATTTCAATTGAAGCATTTCGCTATCCCGGACATTGTTTCTCTTGTAATGCTGTTAATTCATCACGGGCCTTGGCGTTTGCCAGCTAACATAGCATCTGCACTGACTTCACTCAATTAGCATAAGGCGCAAGGCGTCTTTGCCGGGTGGACCACCTCAGGAAAGAGCGTGAGAGAACGTATAAGCATTCCTTTTTGTACCCGAAGTCTGTGTCTAAGCCTCGTAAGCTATGTTATCGAGGACTTCCTCGATAACTATCCGCACTGCGCACTGAGTGGCCGTATCTGTATACCGTGGGGCATCAGGTCGCGGATTCGACTCCCGTCAGCGGCGGCCGACGTGCTAATAATGGCGGCAGCATGGAAGTGTGCTCTTGTGTAGTTAAGGTTTAGGGGGCCCTCGGGATAGGTCCCGTACCCTGCAGAATACGGTGTCTCTCATTACCAACTGTGCAGTTTTGGTACTTCAACTTCACAAAATAGTCTCaatacatagttacactggaagcatagcgcggaaAGGACGATCGACGAAGACTAGACAGAagaagcgcttgtcctgtctagtctttgtcgatcgtgctttccgcgctatgcttccagtgtaaccatgtattaccaaccagcccaagcctatacccttctgaagttcaatatgtatattttttttcaatgctgcatGTTCGACATAGCGTCGATAAGCTATCCCAACATATTTTCAGGAGTTAGTAGGAAGGTGTGGCGTAAAAAAAATACTGTATAGTGTGATTGCTTTCCGACATATATTGCGTAACTGCGCATTCGAAGGCGccggatttttttaacatatgcGCGTTCTCTACCGACTGTTCAAATACTCCTTCAGTCGGATCGGCACCGGTATCCTTCTCACAGCGATCACAGCGTTACGTCTTGGTAGGATTCAGAAGAGGTGCGATGCCGGTGACGTGGCGTAACTTTTCTTAAGGAGTCGTCGCTGTTAACTTTCAGggtctcgagaaaaaaaaattcgcggtAGTCTTAAATCATTTGACACTGTTAGATTCGCGGCTTCGGTACGCCATTTATGaggcaatatcttttttttataaCTTGCTTGTAGTTGCAACACAAAAATTAATGTCCAACCAAGTGCACACTGGGAATCTAAATTAGGGGCGCAGATAAAAGTTTAACATCTTTATTGCATATATTTTGTTGCGTTTCATACAATGTGCCTTCTCCTTTGTTGCTTTAGCTACAGCAGCATTCAAATTGAACCATTATAGGGCTTGCTGCGAGCTAAAttgtagagaaaaagaaaacatgagatAAACCTCAATGCAGGGTGATTCACATCCCAAGGTGCGCATCTATGCATTAATTAATGCGCCTATTCGATAATTAATTCGTGTTTCTCTGCTGAAGAAGCTTACGTTAAAAAGCCAGCATGCCAGTacctttctttcctgtttttgtgGCCACGTCAATTCTCTGTATCGAGGAGATTGAATGCGAGAAGCGCTGTCGACTTAAACTAAACATGGGGATTTTCCGAGCTGCCAGAGCcgctcccgttttttttttcgttttgttcttCTTTAATTGGAAGCGGTGCCAGGAAGAGAATAATGTATAAGTACCCCGGCGAGCACTAGGTCACGCCATTTATGATGAATTTGCAATGAAGCACCGTTAATGCTGCGTTAAAAATAATCACACGTGTCTTTTCCTATTTAAGTTGTAGAGTGTTTGTGGTCGGCCCGCTCCTGTGTTTTATGCCTGTTACTAGAACATGCGCATAGTCATTGTTCTAGTAAACAGAAaatgtttgtatttttttttcgccgtaaGAACCGAACACATGACAGATGTTCGCATGCGTGCGCAGTACCGTTGCAAAAAACCCCCCTTCGTGTCTTTTCTATCGCTTTTCTAGCCTGAGTAGTAGTGAAATTTGACTGATGCATGACTTCTAGTGGTTTAGTGAAACTTACAACGAACTTGAGCTCCTCTTTGCCAAATGAAATGCGCTTTCATATGACTTCGGCTTGTCGTGTTAAAGAGCACGAAAGTGTTTGAGGTACAGACTTTACAGCGAGTACATCCTGTTCATGGCGCTAACATAGTTTGCCGTCGgcactttctgtttcttttttgttatctTTCTTAATCATTAATTGTCGCAGGAATGGCTTTTGTAATCACGTAGCGTAAACTGGTGTTGCTACTGAAAAGCTGGGCGCTTAAGTGGCATCAACACAACGTCACGTTTCCTCGTGCTGCATAATTTCGATGGTGTTATCAGCTGTTGCGCAAGATGCGCCGCTTCCGAGAACGTTAAAGCCAATCTTTGCCTTTTCTTATCCCAGTATTTCCTCGCCTCAAGACACGATCTACCAGCTCTTGCCTGCTGCAAGTGTCACAGAAACCACTTTAGGTGCACGGTGAAGTCTATACGTGGCAATGTAACATTAAAGTTTGGGTTAGCTAGTGCTTATCCATATTGCGCTTCTCTGTCCCTGGTTGTTGCCTATTTGTGGCGtcacgcgccgtggttgctcagtggctatggtgttgggctgctgagcacgaggtcgcgggatcgaatcccggccacggcggccgcatttcgatgggggcgaaatgcgaaaacacccgtgtgcttagatttaggcgcacgttaaagaaccccaggtggtcgaaattcccggagtcctccactacggcgtgcctcataatcagaaagtggttttggcacgtaaaaccccaaatattattattatttgtggcGTCATGATCCTGTCGATTCCTCTGATATTGATGGCGGATAAGCGAAGACGAAGCTGGCCGGAAGATTTCTGTGACAGAAAGGACCAGGCCATAACTGTCCGAGTACCTCGCAGATAATGCGTCAGTCAGCTGTAGCTGACCGGATCGAACGCCCATATTTAGGAAGAGCGGAGGCGAAGTATAAGGCAAGAGGGACGATACCAAGGAAACAGCAGTGGGAGCGCAAGAGGTGTTGCGCGACCATTTTTGTTTCTTATACGATCGACAAATCGAGCACCGCAATTTATCTCCAATTCTTGCTGGGGAAGAATAATCTACAACGTGGAGAAGGTTGGCGACCGAAAATTTTGACGCCTCCTTCCTTCGCAAAGAGACGCAGTGTGACAAAGCGGAAAGCACTTTTGGTTTCGTGGCGAAATTCATTTTATCAGTTTAGTGCAAATCATTTATACGAAAGTGTCCGTGCTCGTGCTATTTATTGCAGGTTCGCGCTGGAGAACGTACTTTTTGAGCTGGGAAACGACAGGCACTGCGAAACACACCTAACACATATCGGGCTTGATAAAGCATATCTAATTCGATTCCTGTTCGCGCGGGGGCACTAGTACCAGGAGCCTTATTAAGTAAGGATTATTTCCTATGGATTCTATTATATTGGTGTCGCCCGTTAGACTGAGTGATCAATACCGGTGATGAAGTAGGCGTGGCGTCCTGCCAGCCATAGACGAAATGGGAAAACTAACAAAAAAATGGCAAGAATCGTCGAAATCAAAATGAAATGGCCATTCCAAGACAAAACAGTGACAAAACAGTGACAAAACAGTGACAAAACAGTGACAAAACCCTTGGTTCAGTGAAAGTAATATTTTCACCAAATTCCCTGGTTGTGTTGTCATCTCGCTTTTGCTAAACAGAACCTCAAAAGcgtgtttctttcctttctttatttttctctttttcttaatCGCCCAGCACTGTAATAAATTCTCCAGAAACCACCTGATTGGTGGTACATTAAGCGAAGACGACGAATCCAATTAGTCCGTGCATGCAAATATAGCGAGCGGATTGCGCGTCGTGAAAGTAGGCCCCATGACTGCCTCGCGTGTGCGTCCGAAATAAGCGTCTATGTGGCTGCCGTTTCACAATGTGGCGCTTGGTTGTAAGGCACGAGAGGATAAACCATTCAGATAAGTGAGTGCACCTTGAATAACAGAATGCATGGACGCTCACTCATGAAGGCAGGACGTCATCTATAGTTAAGCTGTAAAGCATACTTTAAAGAAACAGGATGCAATCGCGCTTTGCTGTCACGCACATCTTCGATCGAAACGCTCGAGCCGACGTACTTCCTGCTTAACGTCACCGCGCCATAGGGGTCTCCCTCGTATTGTTCAAGATATGTTAGTCAGACAGAGGCTGTATCGTATATACCTCGAGAACGGGCTGAACTTGAATGGAACCCTCCAGGAAGATGACTGCATGCTGCTCGAAGGCGGACCTCAGGTCCAGCTTGTGGATGCATTGCATGTGCTTCTCGAGGAAGTGGCGTCTTCCGAACGTCATGCTGCACACCACACACTCGAACGCCTTGCCCTGTGTAAGAGTAGATGAGCCAAAGCCGCGCTCATTAGTTTGGTGCAATAGTACTTGAAGCGGTTCGTGTGGCAGGCACTGGTCGACTATTGCGCCATGATGGCGAATTCTTTTTCTAGAGAGTGGGCGTCATCCGTTGCTTAATTAGGCGCTCTTCTTACTATGGCTGAAACTAGACTAGGCTTAGCCCGGCTAGATCTCGCCTAGTCTTGCTCCGTAATCGTGCGTTTCGTCAAGTCTGAAGAAACGTGGTGGCTTGGTATTCGATTTCGGGACCTTCAGTGCAGGAACTCGATGCCCGAGAAATCTACACCGCGTCGCATGCTACCTTGTTACCTCTAGATAAAATACATCAAGACGACAGTACAGATTACATTGCAAACACAGGTAGCTTTTCTATTCCATACTCGGAGGGTAACTTGAGGCTGGAAGGTTCATAACCTGTATAATGTTAGCGACAGATGTCCGCAACGCACTGTTGGCCAGAGAGATAGAAAGTTTTAATGATGAGAAAAGCACAGAGGTCAGCCTGAGgcatattcctctagccagctgcTCTGTGCTGGGGGAGAGGGAACATAGAGGAACAAGATTGACGATGGTGGGGCACTTGGGGGTAGGGCGGGAGAGGATAAACCATTCGGATCCTCTCGCAAGCCCACCACATAAGCGGTGGGTGTGCTCATAGCTTAGAGTCCAAGCCTgtactttttaaaaaaaatcgaGTAAGGCCTGGAGAGCCTGCAAACTAAATTTACGGTCACGCCAAGGGCGAATACGGAAAGTCATCTGACACCACGAGGCTGTCATGATGGACAAGATtataggcaattttttttagtGGTACAAGCATCGAGTGTCACTGTTGTTTcctgcgcagcacttccggttagCTCCTGAGatgaccggggacgaaattcaaaacaAATCAGAAATAAATAGCCGAAAAacatagtacagtacaaaattcatgtttCATTATAGATGTAATATCATAGCACACGCTTAGCTGCGAATTACTGAAGTGTCTGAAATAATTCGAAATAAAATttactgattaccgcacaccaaagcacagagtCGTAGACTtcagagacccgccacgtgagctcGAGTTTGatcgaaattcctggaaaccgggaggtagaaagcggaagtaatgacgtcgctAATGGCGTCACAGAGAAGAAGGTGGCGTTATGTtaaaccggctaattaatggaaaacagttgcctggcatagatTAAACATTTGCCTAGCAgggcggatgtgacgtcactccctcctctctcgcttctcctctcccggcgctcacctgctcgctcacttgctcgcttgctcgcaacagcCTCGCGCGCGCTCGTTACGTGCTCTGACGTCACGACCAGAGAGGGCGCGTAAGGTGCGCTTTGTCTGTGAGAGTGGGCctgcggacaaactacgcaggaaCATGACGACAAAAATTAGAGGCACCCATGCAGCGAGGAATCGCTAAGAGCGTGGGAataggaaggagagagagagagccataTGGGAAGGAGTGCCAAACGCTTGCCTAAAGTCCAAAAGCTCTGCTAACGCGATTAGGCACAACCCAGTAGGGGACTTAAATTCACTTGTAACCACATTGGTTAAGGGAATGTTGAGGCGGGCCGGCAGTTGCCATCTCCGCTTTTTTGTGTGTTACTGAAGTGTATTTAAAGACCGTCTGGAACCCATTCCTTTCAGTCGAGGTTGTAATCACTAAACTGATAGGTagtaagactccgtacgatgcaacgCTTGCCTGGACCATAACCATTTAATGGTCGAACAGTGGGACTCGACCAACAGAGTCTCACTGGTCGCTTGGTCGTATGTAGGGACAGTTGTCCAAGGCTGTAACTTAGgaaaaagtagaagagtaaggcactgtttacttttctttctttcatcagtGTTCTTCTGCCAACTCTGCATTTGACTGCAATTATTTTCGCTGCAATATATTTCGCAGTTTTGTTACCTCCGACCTGCCTCCTGCTTCTTCCGCGCCGATTATCACCTGGAAGAGACTTGATCAACTTCAAGGATAATGAGCAATATTTACTGATGTGATGAGATTGTGAAGTCTCATCGCACCACGCATCACAGGGTCAAGTTAGCTGACGCAGCGCATGGACAGGTGCAGATCTCCGAGAGGCCTTCTTCCTCTGCTTTTTACTTCGAAAATATGAGGCTGATGATGAACTTAATGAATTGAAGATATAAGCGCTGCCGTTTCGGTCATCACGCTGTACTTCTAACGAATCGCGCATGTTGAACACGCAGCTATACGCGTGAGCGTGCGGCCTGTGCCAGCCTTTAATTTCGAGACAAAACGGTGGCATGTATACGCACACgcagaataaaacattacatgttCCCTCAATGTGTGTCCACCGCTGGCGTCATGGAGGAACGAAACAACTAGGGGGAAGCATGGAGCAACACGGTTGAAGCCAAACGAGCCATCCCAAAGCGTGATGGTCATGTCAGAGCGCGCTATAGATTTATAGTGCTCCCTCTCTGCagatacactcttaaaaaaagatTACGTcccttggggcttatcttgttccacaaccataaacgtcatctgtcttgcccgtatttcttttctttaacgctgcgagccctgtacttccaagtcacgaacggcttgtgcGTAATCAGTGTGACACCGCATTCTCGACGGGAGAgaagcgagcgctgagttttcaagcaaagaaacgcaagcaagacagatgatgattattgttgtgggacaaatacacaccccaatgTGTGCAagtgttttaagagtgtagagccACGGCAGCGCAGCCGAACGAGTGACGCGTCTATTAAAAACTACCGGAAGCCAAATATTCTCCGCGAATAAGCTGAGTCTAGTctcagaggtcacgtgttggagAAAAACCAAAGAGTGTGGCTTAAAGGAGAGTTGGATTGCCAAGGCTGACTGTGTGACGCAATATGACGCAATACGACGCAATACATCCTCTTAGTTTATTTCATTCCTCCGTGGCTGGCGCAGTCTCCGTTAGTCTTGgtcaaatctctctctctctctctctctatatatatatatatatatatatatatatatatatatatatatatatatacctcggtGATTGGCTGCGAAGCTCGCGTCTGATTAAGGCGGAATGCAAATAAGCCAGCCTTTTGCTGTCGAGGTGTATACGTCAGACGAACCGCAGTAGATCGAACTGAATCCGCGTATTTCGATATACACCAGCTAGCTCCGATGGTAGAACGAGCGCCCCAGAAACGCGTGTTCCCCGAGCTTGACCTCCGTAGCAGGACGAAGTTTTTCTTCAACCGCGTAGCTTTCTTTTAGAGAAACTCAGTCGAGAAACTCATATGTGTTTTCCTTCGCAGCTCGGAGCTACTGGACAAATGAATGACAATCTTTCCTTTTTCGCGAAACTCCATTAATTATCGTGTAGCGTCGCGGCATCTGCGTGTCAGAAACAGGAGACACTCTAAAGCCCGTCCTAAGAGCCAGGCATGGTGTGCTGCTTTTCCCGTGCGTTGTGTTAAGGCGCGTCTGCTTCTCGACGCCAACGCGCAAACtgtaaagatttaaaaaaaaaggctatCGCGGGGCTTGTAACTGCCTTAGACGATTAGCGCTGCGGCTGGAGTGGAATACAAATTACTTGCGATCGTGCTGTGAAAAAGGCGCTCAGAGGCATCACCAATGATAAATTAACTTCAAAGCTGGCTGGAACGGAGCTCGCCTCGTCATTAGATGCTTTCCGCGAGCAGCACGAAATGTTAAAGAAGAGATGCGCCAGTTTGGAGTGAGTTTGAAGCTTAGCCCTAATACGCTTCATTGACGTTCATCGATGATGCCCGAGCTGAAATTTAGCCCACGGTCCCGCCTTCTATTCAGAGGCACCAGACTGAAGATCTGTACGCATTTGTCGAACATTTCTGTAGGGCAGCGGTCACCAAGAAACGTTATTGCAGCACAGTGTCTGATTCGGTCAGAAGCTGCACGCATTGGTGTTTTCAATGCAACCATGAAAATATTAATGTGCAAAGCGTACAAATAAGGGAAAGACCATCGAGAGATTAAAGTGGTACCGACATAACATTTTCTGCTACTCGTTTATGATCTTGCGCTAATTGTGGTTCGTTAATGAAACCAGAGAAAAAATAGCGGCAAGCCTCAAAGCGCCCTATATAATTTAACATAATAGCTTTTATAGAGTCAGTTTCGATTTCGTTTCCTAGGACGTCGCTTTGTCATGACACAGAATATGCTCGCGTGGGTGCGGGACTCTGCTGCGACTTTTCGTCACTCACTCCGGCTTGCTCTAGCGTCCTACTATACTGCTACTCGTTATGGGGGCcgatgtagcagcatagcagCAGGCGACCGAGTGAGCAGGGACGAATGCCAAAGCCTCGCAATGTCCGGCTACCATGTGGCTATTGTCTAcgtcatgacgtcacaacacagtaaaaatgaaaccgaaactggctaaAAGAAAAATCCATTATATTAATTTATTTGTCGCGCGGTGAACTTGCTAGTGCTTTTTCTGGGGTATAGAGGTCCTGGACCTTCATTTGTCAATGTCAATACCCTTCTATTGCACATAACGGAGAGATGAGGGAAATCCATCGGAAGAACAATATGCAGATTGTAGACATAAGAGAAAATCATTGTGAGATTAATCTGCAAATTGTAGAGATTAGAGGAAGCCACGAGCGGACAATGGGCGGCCTTCCTCCCGTGCACTTATTTCGGTTTTTGTGCATACGCGTACGAGAtcagccctgggagtgttagctagcgccgcTCACGAGCACGacagcagatgtggaacatcctcttAACCCGGGGTGTCACGTCTAAGCTGAATTAGTCGTTTCTCTTTAGCGTGCATTCAAATATAAAGACGTTATCTCCTTCGCTACAACGAGCTTTCGCTGTACGCAGCGCTTCCAGTAGCCGCCCACCTGGGTGTGCACGTTCACGTGCTTGTCGCGGTGCTCCTTCTGGCGGAAGCAGCGCTTGCACTTGGGGCACGGATACGGCTTCTCGCCCGTGTGGATGCGCAGGTGCTTGAGCAGGGTGGTGCGGTTGGCCAGCACCTTGCTGCAGGTGGAGCACTTCACGCGATCCTTGTCCGACGAAGTCCTGGAGGCCGAAGAGGTGCCGCACTTGCCGCAGTTTCCACCGGTcccgccgctgtcgtcggcgttcGCGTAGTTCTTGCCACCGCATGCCTCGGCGAGGTTCGATAAGGGAGCAGCCACTTCGATGCCGCCTTCGCCGTCGCTGCGTGGCTCTTGCTTGACGACGAAGACCGTCGGTGACGTCATCATCGTCTAGACACAAAAGTGCCGTGGAACACGATGACGTCTTTCGCGTGACGCGGGGACAGGGTGGTCTGTTGCTAGGTTTTTGCTGCGGGATGTCGGCAGTTATGAGTGAACGAGCTTCTGAAGCCCACATTGCTTTAATTTAGAAACAGTGCAACGtagggacaagaaagaaagaataaggtTTAAATGCAAAATGCTCATGTACATAGACTTatgtgctggtaaaaaaaaataacaaacccaggtggtcaaaattaatccgcaacCCCCTAATgtggcgtgccccataatcagatcatgatttTGACATGCAATACCCGAGAATTGAATTGATTCATTGCTCAAGAAAGAAACCACAGGACATGACAGAATAATGGCTCTAAATAAAACGCAGTATTGAAGGTCCTGCTCGTGATCGCGTCGTTACTTAACAAAATGCTCTCCACTTGAGAGTAGTGTCACTTCGGTGGAACAATACCATACTGTAGGCGATGTAATTCCTGAGTTCGTTGCAAAAATGCATATTTAATCTGATTTACTGGGCTGAACAGCGTGTTAGAGAAGTTCCTAGGTCACTGTTAACACGTAAAAAGATTGAATGCTCCGCTTCATGCGTTATAATATGCCTAAACCGTGCACTGAGCTCTGAACAGGCACTGACTCAACTAGGCTATACAAAACGATGTTAGAAATTGCTCCTTTACACCGGTCAGGTAACTCCGTGCATTCCAGCGAGAGTTCAGGGTCGCGTCGTTCAaccaaaacaaagaaacaaaggtaGGGCTTGCCCCCATTCTCTGCCTCTGATCGCCATCCGCGTGACGCCGACTGACTGCAAGCTGTACAAAGGGCTTAGAAGCGCGCAGTCGGCCGGCCAGCCAACTTTCGCTGAAGCGATTGGTTCGCACGAGATCTAGCCTTCGCTGTACTTCGAACACAACTGTTCAGCTCCATGCGGTTATCCCAAGATACGCCGTGTGATGATTGCTAACAACGACACCTCGTGTTTGGGCCCACGGCGACTGGCTATGCAACTTGCCATACGTGGCAATCACGACGCGCCCCTTCCCTCCGAGAAGGGACGAAGGGAGAGGGAGGCCACGTACTGGTAAGACGGGAGACGGCGCAAGGCCTCCTGGACTTACCACCGGTTCCGCGCGACTCCGGTCCCAGAAGGAAGAGGATGCGCCGTTCCAAAATGCGAGAACAAGGGAAGTGGCAGGTGCGCCGGTTAGAGCCAGCGCGCGTACGACCGCGCTTCGATCTCTTCACGCATCACGACTTGATGGCACGCGCCCGGTGGCTGCAGCGCGTACCACACTTTTTTTGTCCTCTTCGCGATCCAGACATCCCGTGAACGTTCCTGGACAATCGAAAGAGAGGTGGCGGTGCGAGATGGCACCGCTGGCATCCGGTATCCACGTCACACACCCAAG is a window from the Dermacentor variabilis isolate Ectoservices chromosome 3, ASM5094787v1, whole genome shotgun sequence genome containing:
- the LOC142573974 gene encoding uncharacterized protein LOC142573974, encoding MMTSPTVFVVKQEPRSDGEGGIEVAAPLSNLAEACGGKNYANADDSGGTGGNCGKCGTSSASRTSSDKDRVKCSTCSKVLANRTTLLKHLRIHTGEKPYPCPKCKRCFRQKEHRDKHVNVHTQGKAFECVVCSMTFGRRHFLEKHMQCIHKLDLRSAFEQHAVIFLEGSIQVQPVLELQVETVEAPPRAPKPPPPPAHRCPVCRRTFSLRYNLRRHMRTQHGQTINTCLHCGKGFKRVSGLRTHENTHSDARPYQCSLCGRCFGQKHHLMRHHLVHAPKINIVCSVCQKGFRYASTFFEHMAIHDAEEEMKKKNKQELPTSPEEVREEGGRPEEEAVKHVKKTTGSLEQERAEDQALAMYTLQTTHQEHQTTHQTMPQEQQWLQEDYVAIENLDLECMFCGRPMFDPHELYQHLLEHCRETCGVDRDECWEIGGADEILGL